A window of Blastomonas sp. SL216 contains these coding sequences:
- the bioD gene encoding dethiobiotin synthase encodes MKPRFVVTGTDTGIGKSVFSAALTQALSARYWKPVQSGIEDETDTQFVERMAPGSTLPEAWRLVTPLSPHRSAEIDGVEIDTAALNPPQVDAPLVIEGAGGALVPVTRAVLYADVFARWQIPVIVCARTALGTINHSLMTIEVLKARGVPIHGIAFIGEAMPDSEETIAQISGIRRLGRLDMLPEITPDTLRTAFTAGFDLADFA; translated from the coding sequence ATGAAACCCCGCTTTGTTGTGACAGGCACCGACACCGGAATCGGCAAGTCGGTGTTCAGTGCTGCGCTGACCCAGGCGCTTTCCGCCCGTTACTGGAAGCCCGTGCAGTCGGGCATCGAGGACGAAACCGATACCCAGTTCGTCGAGCGCATGGCCCCCGGCTCCACCCTGCCCGAGGCATGGCGGCTGGTGACCCCGCTTTCCCCGCACCGTTCGGCCGAGATCGACGGCGTCGAGATCGACACCGCGGCGCTCAACCCTCCGCAGGTCGATGCGCCGCTGGTGATCGAAGGCGCAGGCGGCGCGCTGGTGCCGGTGACAAGGGCAGTGCTCTATGCCGATGTGTTCGCGCGCTGGCAGATCCCGGTGATCGTCTGCGCGCGCACCGCCTTGGGCACGATCAACCACAGCCTGATGACGATCGAAGTGCTGAAGGCGCGCGGCGTGCCGATCCATGGCATCGCGTTTATCGGTGAAGCCATGCCCGACAGCGAAGAGACCATCGCGCAAATCTCCGGTATCCGCCGCCTGGGAAGGCTGGACATGCTGCCCGAGATCACGCCCGACACCCTGCGCACCGCGTTTACCGCCGGGTTCGACCTCGCCGATTTCGCGTGA
- a CDS encoding adenosylmethionine--8-amino-7-oxononanoate transaminase, producing the protein MRSSPVWHPFTQHGLGEDIPLIARGQGAVLHGADGREWIDAISSWWVTTHGHAHPRIMAAIREQADRLDQIIFAGWTHEPAETLARGLVEIMPKALTRVFFSDSGSTAVEVALKMALGYFHNRKQPRQGIVVMEHSYHGDTIGAMSVGARGVFNRPYAPLLFDVTSIPFPAAGAEQATLDALEAACRAGAAAFIVEPLVLGAGGMLFYPPSVLAEMAAICAAHDVLFIADEVMTGWGRTGTMLACEQAGVVPDILCLSKGLTGGSVPLAVTMAREEIFMAHWSQDRADCFFHSSSYTANPIACAAAVANLAIWRDEPVQARIDGLAAMQATELLAMATHPKVASTRQCGTIAAFDLHADASGYLSNWAVHLNAHGKAHGVLIRPLGNTVYVMPPYCITAEQLAHVYAVVQAGLDRET; encoded by the coding sequence GTGAGGAGCTCTCCGGTCTGGCACCCCTTTACCCAGCACGGCCTGGGCGAAGACATCCCGCTGATCGCGCGCGGGCAAGGCGCGGTGCTGCATGGCGCCGATGGCCGGGAGTGGATCGATGCGATCTCGAGCTGGTGGGTGACCACGCACGGCCATGCCCATCCGCGCATCATGGCCGCAATCCGCGAGCAGGCGGACAGGCTCGACCAGATCATCTTCGCCGGATGGACGCACGAGCCTGCCGAAACGCTGGCGCGCGGGCTGGTCGAGATCATGCCCAAGGCGCTGACCCGCGTGTTCTTCAGCGATTCGGGCTCCACCGCGGTCGAGGTCGCGCTGAAAATGGCGCTCGGCTATTTCCACAACCGCAAGCAGCCGCGCCAGGGCATCGTCGTGATGGAGCACAGCTATCATGGCGACACCATCGGCGCGATGTCGGTGGGTGCACGCGGCGTGTTCAACCGGCCCTATGCGCCCTTGCTGTTCGATGTGACGAGCATCCCCTTCCCCGCTGCCGGTGCCGAGCAGGCGACGCTCGATGCGCTGGAGGCTGCGTGCCGTGCGGGCGCGGCGGCGTTCATCGTCGAGCCTTTGGTGCTCGGCGCAGGCGGCATGCTGTTCTATCCGCCCAGCGTGCTCGCCGAGATGGCAGCCATCTGCGCTGCCCATGATGTGCTGTTCATCGCCGACGAGGTCATGACCGGCTGGGGCCGCACCGGCACGATGCTGGCCTGCGAACAGGCAGGCGTGGTGCCCGACATCCTGTGCCTGTCCAAGGGGCTGACCGGGGGATCGGTGCCGCTCGCCGTGACCATGGCGCGCGAGGAGATTTTCATGGCGCATTGGTCGCAGGACCGCGCCGACTGCTTCTTCCATTCGAGCAGCTACACCGCCAATCCGATCGCCTGTGCCGCGGCGGTCGCCAATCTCGCCATCTGGCGCGACGAACCGGTCCAGGCGCGGATCGATGGCCTGGCCGCGATGCAGGCGACCGAACTCTTAGCGATGGCGACGCATCCCAAGGTCGCCAGCACCCGCCAATGCGGCACCATCGCCGCGTTCGATCTGCACGCCGATGCCAGCGGATACCTGTCCAACTGGGCAGTGCATCTGAACGCGCACGGCAAGGCCCATGGTGTCCTGATCCGACCGCTGGGCAATACCGTCTATGTGATGCCGCCCTATTGCATCACTGCAGAGCAGCTGGCCCATGTCTATGCCGTGGTGCAGGCCGGACTGGATCGCGAAACGTAA
- a CDS encoding YceI family protein codes for MRKTLAILALVAATPLIGQGMQLPGQKDAARVTAGTYKTDPGHSLIGWEVNHFGFNDYFGIFGDVAGTLTIDPANPNAAKVDVTIPVAKVTTASAGLTSHLLRAGKDGGKPDFFGPAPADARFVSTKVVASGMTAKITGNLTLNGVTKEVTLDAEFTGAGANPFNKKETIGFEADTTIKRSDFGIAYGLPVVSDEVELDISVAFEKQ; via the coding sequence ATGCGCAAGACTCTCGCTATTCTCGCTCTCGTCGCCGCCACGCCGCTGATCGGCCAGGGCATGCAGCTGCCCGGCCAGAAGGACGCTGCCCGCGTCACCGCCGGCACCTACAAGACCGACCCCGGTCACTCGCTGATCGGTTGGGAAGTCAACCATTTCGGCTTCAACGACTATTTCGGCATTTTCGGTGATGTCGCCGGCACGCTGACCATCGATCCGGCCAATCCCAATGCCGCCAAGGTCGATGTGACCATTCCGGTGGCCAAGGTGACCACCGCGAGCGCGGGCCTCACCAGCCATCTGCTGCGCGCCGGCAAGGATGGCGGCAAGCCCGACTTCTTCGGCCCCGCTCCGGCAGACGCCCGCTTCGTCTCGACCAAGGTCGTGGCCAGCGGCATGACCGCCAAGATCACCGGCAACCTGACGCTGAACGGCGTGACCAAGGAAGTGACCCTGGACGCAGAGTTCACCGGCGCGGGCGCCAACCCCTTCAACAAGAAGGAAACCATCGGCTTTGAAGCCGATACCACCATCAAGCGCAGCGATTTCGGCATCGCCTATGGCCTGCCGGTGGTGAGCGACGAGGTCGAACTCGACATCAGCGTGGCGTTCGAAAAGCAGTAA
- the leuA gene encoding 2-isopropylmalate synthase — MPMLTDPSQKYRPFPRVDLPNRTWPDAVITAPPRWLSTDMRDGNQALIDPMDGAKKQRFFDLLVKIGLKEIEVGFPSAGETEFNFIRGLVNGGKIPKDVTVQVLTQSRRDLIERSFESLAGVHRAIVHLYNAVSPAWREIVFGLDRAGVKAIAVEGANILKEQAAKYPETDWHFEYSPETFSTAELDFSLEVCEAVMEVLQPTPDKPLILNLPATVEAAGPHIYADQIEWMCRHISKRDCVVISLHPHNDRGSGIAAAELGLMAGADRIEGCLFGNGERTGNVDLVALGLNMYTQGMHPGLDFSDMDEIVKTVEYCNQLKVPERHPYAGELVFTAFSGSHQDAIKKGFAAQEKRNDQIWTVPYLPLDPADIGRSYEAVIRVNSQSGKGGVAWVLEQDQGLKLPKRLQADFSKTVQALADARSMELSSSDIWQAFQTRYRLDGEGKYRLVDYEERKAGADRLFVGRILADGKEIPVSGRGNGLISGVVDALSSALGIAIDIADYREHAIGSGSKARAAAYVECAIDGRSPCFGVGVDEDVATASIKAVLSALEEI; from the coding sequence ATGCCGATGCTCACCGATCCTTCGCAAAAATACCGACCGTTTCCGCGCGTCGACCTGCCGAACCGCACCTGGCCCGATGCGGTCATCACCGCGCCGCCACGCTGGCTTTCCACCGACATGCGCGACGGCAACCAGGCGCTGATCGATCCGATGGACGGCGCGAAGAAACAGCGGTTCTTCGACCTGCTGGTCAAGATCGGCCTCAAGGAGATCGAGGTCGGCTTTCCCTCGGCGGGCGAAACCGAATTCAACTTCATTCGCGGGCTGGTCAATGGCGGCAAGATCCCCAAGGACGTGACCGTGCAGGTGCTCACCCAGTCGCGCCGCGACCTGATCGAGCGCAGCTTCGAGAGCCTGGCCGGGGTTCACCGTGCGATCGTCCACCTGTACAACGCCGTCTCGCCCGCCTGGCGCGAGATCGTGTTCGGGCTGGACCGCGCCGGCGTGAAGGCGATCGCGGTCGAGGGCGCGAACATCCTCAAGGAACAGGCGGCAAAGTACCCCGAGACCGACTGGCATTTCGAATATTCGCCGGAAACCTTCTCCACTGCAGAGCTCGATTTCAGCCTGGAGGTGTGCGAGGCGGTGATGGAGGTGCTGCAGCCGACCCCGGACAAGCCGCTGATCCTCAATCTGCCCGCGACGGTCGAGGCTGCCGGGCCGCATATCTATGCCGACCAGATCGAATGGATGTGCCGCCATATCAGCAAGCGCGATTGCGTGGTCATCAGCCTGCATCCGCACAACGATCGCGGATCGGGCATCGCTGCGGCCGAACTCGGCCTGATGGCGGGCGCGGACCGGATCGAGGGCTGTCTGTTCGGCAATGGCGAACGCACCGGCAATGTCGATCTCGTGGCTCTGGGCCTCAATATGTACACGCAAGGCATGCACCCCGGGCTCGACTTTTCGGACATGGACGAGATCGTCAAGACGGTCGAATATTGCAACCAGCTGAAAGTGCCCGAGCGGCACCCTTATGCGGGCGAGCTTGTGTTCACCGCGTTTTCCGGCAGCCATCAGGACGCGATCAAGAAGGGCTTTGCCGCACAGGAAAAGCGCAACGACCAGATCTGGACCGTGCCTTACCTTCCGCTCGACCCGGCGGATATCGGACGCAGCTACGAAGCGGTGATCCGCGTCAATTCGCAGTCGGGCAAAGGCGGCGTTGCCTGGGTGCTCGAACAGGACCAGGGGCTCAAACTGCCCAAGCGCCTGCAGGCTGATTTCAGCAAGACCGTGCAGGCGCTGGCCGATGCCAGGAGCATGGAGCTGTCCTCGTCCGATATCTGGCAGGCCTTCCAGACGCGCTATCGGCTGGATGGCGAAGGCAAATACCGGCTGGTCGATTATGAAGAGCGCAAGGCGGGTGCCGACCGGCTGTTCGTCGGGCGCATCCTGGCAGACGGCAAGGAAATCCCGGTGAGCGGGCGCGGCAACGGCCTGATTTCGGGCGTCGTCGACGCGCTGTCCTCGGCGCTCGGCATCGCCATCGACATTGCCGATTATCGCGAGCATGCGATCGGATCGGGCTCCAAGGCGCGCGCGGCGGCCTATGTCGAATGCGCGATCGACGGCCGTTCGCCCTGCTTTGGCGTCGGCGTGGACGAGGACGTCGCCACCGCCTCGATCAAGGCCGTGCTGAGCGCGCTGGAAGAAATCTGA
- a CDS encoding nitronate monooxygenase family protein: protein MTMPSPLCDSLRLPVIGSPLFIISGPELVIAQCKAGIIGSFPALNARPQSQLDEWLHQITEELAEYNRANPDAPAAPYAVNQIVHKSNDRLEADIATCAKWQVPMVITSLGAREDLNKAVHDWGGITMHDVIDDRFARKAIEKGADGLIPVAAGAGGHAGTISPFALMQEIRSWFTGPVALSGSIACGASILAAQAMGADFAYIGSAFIATAEARADDGYKNGIVEGKAADIVYSDLFTGVSGNYLRQSIVNAGLDPDNLPKGDYSTMNFGSGGNTEAKAWRDIWGSGQGIGAVDKVDTVADMVARLTREYQAAKASLLARSNY, encoded by the coding sequence ATGACCATGCCATCTCCGCTTTGCGATAGCCTGCGCCTGCCCGTCATCGGGTCGCCGCTGTTCATCATTTCCGGCCCGGAGCTCGTGATTGCCCAGTGCAAGGCGGGCATTATCGGCTCGTTCCCGGCGCTCAATGCGCGGCCGCAAAGCCAGCTCGACGAATGGCTGCACCAGATCACCGAGGAACTGGCCGAGTATAACCGCGCCAATCCCGATGCGCCCGCCGCGCCTTATGCGGTCAACCAGATCGTCCACAAGTCGAACGACCGGCTGGAAGCCGATATTGCCACCTGCGCCAAATGGCAGGTGCCGATGGTGATTACCTCGCTGGGCGCGCGCGAAGACCTGAACAAGGCGGTGCACGACTGGGGCGGCATCACCATGCACGACGTGATCGACGACCGCTTTGCACGCAAGGCGATCGAAAAGGGCGCGGACGGCCTGATCCCAGTCGCGGCCGGCGCTGGCGGCCATGCCGGCACCATCTCGCCCTTCGCGCTGATGCAGGAAATCCGCAGCTGGTTCACCGGCCCCGTCGCACTCTCGGGCTCGATTGCCTGCGGTGCCTCGATCCTGGCGGCCCAGGCCATGGGCGCGGACTTCGCCTATATCGGATCGGCCTTCATCGCGACCGCAGAAGCGCGCGCGGACGACGGCTACAAGAACGGCATCGTCGAGGGCAAGGCAGCCGATATCGTCTATTCCGACCTGTTCACCGGCGTGTCGGGCAACTATCTGCGCCAGTCGATCGTGAATGCCGGGCTCGACCCCGACAACCTGCCCAAGGGCGATTACAGCACGATGAACTTCGGCTCGGGCGGCAATACCGAAGCCAAGGCCTGGCGCGACATCTGGGGCAGCGGGCAGGGCATCGGCGCGGTCGACAAGGTGGATACCGTCGCCGACATGGTCGCACGCCTCACCCGCGAATATCAGGCCGCCAAGGCCTCACTGCTGGCGCGTTCGAATTATTGA
- a CDS encoding putative quinol monooxygenase, producing MIVIAGYYRFPLDQIEAVKPAMAKMIELSRSEAGCGHYAFSFDVVEPGMVRVSESWADEDALKAHAASAHMAEWRAASAAHGIHDRTITAYEVTGSRTL from the coding sequence ATGATCGTCATTGCCGGATATTATCGTTTCCCGCTCGACCAGATCGAGGCGGTGAAGCCCGCGATGGCCAAGATGATCGAGCTGAGCCGATCAGAAGCGGGATGCGGCCATTACGCCTTTTCGTTCGATGTCGTCGAACCCGGCATGGTGCGCGTGAGCGAGAGCTGGGCGGACGAGGATGCACTCAAGGCGCACGCCGCCAGCGCACATATGGCCGAATGGCGCGCCGCTAGCGCCGCGCACGGCATCCACGACCGTACGATCACCGCCTATGAGGTGACAGGGTCTCGGACGCTCTAG
- a CDS encoding potassium transporter Kup produces the protein MISDSPSDAPAAQPTAGSVAGGQTAEQAGHAHAQSSSVALLAFGAIGIVFGDIGTSPLYAFRETFAGHHPLTPDREHIFGVVSLIFWSMTLVVGVQYVSILMRADNKGQGGSLALVALISRSIGKTSYGWLLILLGVFATALFYGDSMITPAISVLSAVEGLTVVNPGLQPLVVPIAVGLLVFLFFIQSRGTAKIGTLFAPIMVLYFATIAVLGVYQIVFNPQILLALNPWYAVRFFINDGWFAFLALGSVVLAVTGAEALYSDMGHFGRGPLRLSWFAFVMPALLINYFGQGAMIIGMSPEVAAETIKNPFFLLAPDALRLPLVLLATCATFIASQAVISGAFSITHQAIQLGYIPRLSIKHTSASESGQIYIPLINWVLMVAVILLVLTFQSSTNLAAAYGIAVTGAMLIDTCLMAVLLIAMWKWKLWLAIPIIVTFVVVDGAYFLANATKIPDGGWFPLVIGAFTFTLLTTWARGRKLMRETMIESALPIEVFVKSAQGSATRVKGTAIFMASATTGVPTALLHNMKHNKVIHERVVILTVQIMEVPYVTDANRFHVEDLGHGFYRMVLRYGFMQSTDVPAALKDVKELCGGKFEMLQTSFFLSRQTLLTAERPGMPVWREKIFAWMLRNSASPMEFFNLPSNRVVELGSQLEI, from the coding sequence ATGATCAGCGATTCACCATCAGACGCGCCCGCAGCGCAGCCAACCGCCGGTTCGGTTGCCGGAGGTCAGACCGCAGAGCAGGCTGGCCATGCCCATGCGCAGAGCAGTTCGGTCGCCTTGCTGGCGTTCGGGGCGATCGGCATCGTGTTCGGCGATATCGGTACCAGCCCGCTCTACGCCTTTCGCGAGACCTTTGCCGGCCATCATCCGCTCACGCCGGATCGTGAACATATTTTCGGCGTCGTCAGCCTGATCTTCTGGTCGATGACCCTGGTCGTCGGCGTGCAATATGTCAGCATCCTGATGCGCGCCGACAACAAGGGGCAGGGCGGCAGTCTTGCACTCGTCGCGCTGATCTCGCGCAGCATCGGCAAGACCAGCTATGGCTGGCTGCTGATCCTGCTGGGGGTGTTCGCCACCGCGCTATTCTATGGCGACAGCATGATCACCCCGGCGATCTCGGTGCTATCGGCGGTGGAGGGGTTGACCGTCGTCAATCCCGGGCTGCAACCGCTGGTCGTCCCGATCGCGGTCGGCCTGCTGGTCTTCCTGTTCTTCATCCAGTCGCGCGGAACCGCGAAGATCGGGACGTTGTTCGCGCCGATCATGGTGCTGTATTTTGCCACCATCGCGGTGCTCGGCGTCTATCAGATCGTGTTCAACCCGCAGATCCTGCTGGCGCTGAACCCGTGGTACGCCGTGCGCTTCTTCATCAACGACGGCTGGTTTGCCTTCCTGGCATTGGGCTCGGTCGTGCTCGCGGTGACCGGGGCAGAGGCGCTTTATTCGGACATGGGCCATTTCGGGCGCGGACCGCTTCGCCTGTCCTGGTTTGCGTTTGTCATGCCTGCACTGCTGATCAACTATTTCGGCCAGGGTGCGATGATCATCGGCATGAGCCCTGAAGTGGCAGCGGAGACGATCAAGAACCCGTTCTTCCTGCTCGCCCCCGATGCGCTGCGCCTGCCCCTGGTGCTGCTGGCGACCTGCGCGACGTTCATCGCCAGCCAGGCGGTCATCTCGGGCGCGTTTTCGATCACGCATCAGGCGATCCAGCTGGGCTATATCCCGCGTCTATCGATCAAGCACACCAGCGCGTCGGAAAGCGGCCAGATCTACATTCCGCTGATCAACTGGGTGCTGATGGTCGCGGTGATCCTGCTGGTGCTGACCTTCCAGAGCTCGACCAATCTCGCCGCAGCTTATGGCATCGCGGTGACCGGTGCGATGCTGATCGACACCTGCCTGATGGCGGTGCTGCTGATCGCGATGTGGAAATGGAAGCTATGGCTGGCCATCCCGATCATCGTCACCTTCGTGGTGGTCGACGGCGCCTATTTCCTCGCCAACGCGACCAAGATTCCCGATGGCGGCTGGTTCCCGCTGGTCATCGGTGCGTTCACCTTCACGCTGCTCACCACCTGGGCGCGGGGGCGCAAGCTGATGCGCGAGACGATGATCGAAAGCGCGCTGCCGATCGAGGTGTTCGTCAAGTCCGCGCAGGGCTCGGCGACCCGGGTCAAGGGCACCGCGATCTTCATGGCATCGGCGACCACCGGCGTACCCACCGCGCTGCTGCACAACATGAAGCACAACAAGGTCATTCATGAGCGCGTGGTCATCCTGACCGTGCAGATCATGGAAGTGCCCTATGTCACCGATGCCAACCGCTTCCATGTCGAGGATCTGGGCCATGGCTTCTACCGCATGGTGCTGCGCTATGGTTTCATGCAGTCGACCGATGTGCCCGCCGCGCTCAAGGACGTGAAGGAGCTGTGCGGCGGCAAGTTCGAGATGCTGCAGACCAGCTTCTTCCTGTCGCGCCAGACGCTGCTGACCGCCGAGCGGCCCGGCATGCCGGTCTGGCGCGAGAAGATCTTCGCCTGGATGCTGCGCAATTCGGCGAGCCCGATGGAATTCTTCAACCTGCCGTCCAACCGCGTGGTGGAACTGGGCAGCCAGCTCGAAATCTGA
- a CDS encoding tetratricopeptide repeat protein encodes MAWIVVGLLAVLIMAGLIWLGRMPRKAWELAGAALFVGIAGYAWQGQPSLAGSPKEPVEKLGMFDEDLAKQRDEMGGNFGDARAWLVLADAQSRQGKFATAATALSKGLETFPEDADLWVALGNALVGHSNGLLTPASQYAYQKAATLSPDHPAPPFFLGLALATSGQLQQARAIWAELLERSPPDAEWREDLTARLARIDALIAQQSGAPAPGMPGSVPPAPPAAQAPENKP; translated from the coding sequence ATGGCCTGGATCGTCGTGGGACTGCTCGCCGTGCTGATCATGGCCGGGCTGATCTGGCTGGGCAGGATGCCGCGCAAGGCCTGGGAACTGGCCGGGGCTGCACTGTTCGTCGGCATCGCCGGCTATGCCTGGCAGGGCCAGCCTTCGCTCGCCGGATCGCCCAAGGAGCCGGTCGAGAAGCTCGGCATGTTCGACGAGGACCTTGCCAAGCAGCGCGACGAGATGGGCGGCAATTTCGGCGATGCCCGCGCCTGGCTGGTGCTGGCCGATGCGCAGAGCCGTCAGGGCAAGTTCGCTACCGCCGCCACCGCGCTCAGCAAGGGGCTGGAGACCTTTCCCGAAGATGCCGACCTGTGGGTGGCGCTGGGCAATGCGCTGGTCGGCCACAGCAATGGCCTGCTGACCCCGGCCTCGCAATATGCCTATCAGAAGGCCGCGACCCTCTCGCCCGATCACCCCGCACCGCCGTTCTTCCTGGGCCTTGCGCTCGCGACATCGGGCCAGTTGCAGCAGGCGCGGGCCATCTGGGCAGAGCTGCTTGAGCGCTCTCCGCCCGACGCGGAATGGCGCGAGGACCTGACCGCACGACTCGCGCGGATCGACGCGTTGATCGCCCAGCAGAGCGGTGCGCCCGCGCCGGGCATGCCCGGATCAGTCCCGCCCGCGCCTCCAGCAGCGCAAGCTCCTGAAAACAAACCATAA
- a CDS encoding cytochrome c-type biogenesis protein CcmH, producing the protein MRALILMLALALAGPVAAQDSLPPAPYAYKQLDDPAKEKAAQDLMMTLRCLTCQSQSIADSDAPMAGDMRNQVRQRIAAGEDPEAIRAWLIERYGDWVSYQPQVTAMTWPLFAAPVVLLLLAAVIVRKRFTRAKAQGKKS; encoded by the coding sequence ATCCGCGCCCTGATCCTCATGCTTGCGCTCGCGCTGGCCGGGCCGGTGGCGGCGCAGGATTCGCTGCCGCCCGCGCCTTATGCCTATAAGCAGCTGGACGACCCGGCCAAGGAAAAGGCCGCGCAGGACCTGATGATGACGCTGCGCTGCCTGACCTGCCAGAGCCAGTCGATCGCGGATTCCGACGCGCCGATGGCGGGCGACATGCGCAACCAGGTGCGCCAGCGGATCGCTGCCGGCGAGGATCCCGAGGCCATTCGTGCATGGCTGATCGAACGCTATGGCGACTGGGTGTCCTATCAGCCGCAGGTGACGGCCATGACCTGGCCGCTGTTCGCCGCGCCGGTCGTGCTGCTGCTGCTCGCCGCGGTGATTGTCCGCAAGCGATTTACCCGCGCCAAGGCGCAAGGAAAGAAGAGCTGA
- a CDS encoding DsbE family thiol:disulfide interchange protein, with translation MKHWAIWLPLALFGLLFAVFASGLLSPGDRTIASQMIGKPLPDFDLPQAVPDRPALAKANFADGKPKLLNVFASWCVPCIAEAPILQQLANSGVEINGVAIRDRTPDVQAFLARNGNPYARIGRDDVSKIQFDLGSSGVPETFVINGKGIITYQHIGEIRADQVPMILQKLKEAQ, from the coding sequence ATGAAACACTGGGCCATCTGGCTGCCGCTGGCCCTGTTCGGCCTGCTGTTTGCTGTCTTTGCGTCGGGGCTGCTTTCGCCCGGCGATCGCACCATCGCGTCGCAGATGATCGGCAAGCCGCTGCCCGATTTCGACCTGCCTCAGGCGGTGCCGGATCGCCCGGCGCTGGCCAAGGCCAATTTCGCCGATGGCAAGCCCAAGCTGCTCAATGTCTTTGCCAGCTGGTGCGTGCCGTGCATCGCCGAAGCGCCGATCCTGCAGCAGCTCGCCAATTCGGGTGTCGAGATCAACGGCGTCGCCATTCGCGATCGTACCCCCGATGTGCAGGCGTTCCTCGCCCGCAACGGCAATCCCTATGCGCGGATCGGGCGCGATGATGTCAGCAAGATCCAGTTCGATCTGGGATCGTCCGGCGTGCCTGAGACCTTCGTCATCAACGGCAAGGGCATCATCACCTATCAGCATATCGGTGAAATCCGGGCGGATCAGGTGCCGATGATCCTGCAGAAGCTGAAGGAAGCGCAGTGA